Below is a window of Maribacter dokdonensis DSW-8 DNA.
CCAAGAACTATTAATGTCCATGATTTTGGAGTTTTGTGTGGAGTTTGTATGTTATCAATGCTTTCATAGGCAATAACGGTTGCAGATATCACAAGAAAAGCAACAATTAAAAAAGTAATAATGGGTTCTATTTTACCATGACCGTAAGGGTGATTTTCATCTGCTGGTCTTTCTGCATACTTAAATCCTAATAACACCAAAATAGAGGAGAAGATGTCAGTGGTAGATTCAATGGCATCTGCAATAAGAGCGTAAGAATTACCAAAGAATCCCGCTAAACCTTTAATAAGGGCCAAGAGAATGTTACCTACAATGCTAAAGTATGTTGTTTTAATGGCAGTCTGTTCAATACTCATAGGGCAAAGGTACAGTGCCAAGAAAATGTATGATAGCTTAATGCGATATAATTAATGAATGGGTTGTGTTAAATAGCTTTCTCATATGCCTCCTTCAACCAATCGGTTAGTTCCTCATCAACCTGATTAGTATCTGTAAGTTGTACACGGTGCGTACACATACTGCCAAAAGGTCCAGAAGATTCAAGTCGGTCTGTAGTTGGCTTGTCTTTTATTTTTAATCCTAAATCTATTCTAGTTTTGGTAGCAGGTTTTATCAATGCAAATTGCTTTTTACGAATGATACTTACAGAGGTTTTCTTTGGGGTTATGGTAATATCATCTCCAAAAGGCTTTATTACAAGTAGCAGCTTTTCATAAATAGGGAGTAGGCTTTCTTTCCCTTTGTATTGCTGATCCACCAAATCCGTTGGAGCATGGTTTTCTTCTTTTGAAAGGGTAACAATGGTATTTGCAAAACCGTGGGTAACACCGTGTTCTTTCTTTAAATAATTGACACCTTCAGAATGTTTGGTAAATGACTTTTCTTTAAGAATGGTCTTCCATTCGTTCAATGATTTTCCTGTCTTTTCAGGCATGTTGTCGATCATGGTTTGCAGTGCCTTTTCCATAAGTAGAGCGTTTTATGTATGTTTCAATTTACAAAAAAATAGTAACCCCTTGGGTTGCGTTATTCAGCACCATCTTTTTTTCAATGTTAACCCATCCAAAAAAGATCAACAAACACCCCCTAACATTAGCAATCTATCAATAAATAGCGTTCCAACTCCAATTTGAATAAAAATTTTGTGATTCACGCCTACTTATATTCATTTGCTGATTATAGTGCTTATATTAGGTAGTACCGAAATCCCACAACCGTATGGCATTAAAAGTTGCAATTAAACACAAGACCAAGTATATCTACGATAGAAGTATAAATCTATCGCCACATATTTTTAGATTGCGTCCGGCACCACATAGTAGAACTCCAATAGAGGCTTATTCAATTAAAATTAAACCTGAAAATCATTTTTTTAATTGGCAACAAGATCCTTTTGGAAATTATTTGGCACGAATTGTTTTTCCCGATAAAACCACTGAGCTGTCTATTGATGTAGAAATTATAGCCGATTTAAAAACGATCAATCCGTTCGATTTTTTTGTTGAGGAAGCTGTAGAGGAATTTCCATTTAAATATTCCGATGAGGCTAAGAAAGAACTTTTACCCTATTTGGAAAAAGTAGAGAGTGGTCCGTTATTGAAAGAGTGGTTGTCAAAGATAGATTTGACTCCGCAAAGAAGTATAGATTTTTTAATTGGGCTAAATAGCAAATTGTATAATTACTTGGATTATACGTTGAGAATGGAGCCCGGGGTACAAACCTGTGAAGAAACCTTAGAGGCTAAGTTGGGCTCTTGTAGGGATTTTGCATGGTTACTAGTGCAAACACTTCGTCATTTAGGTTTGGCGGCTCGCTTTGTTTCCGGGTATTTGGTACAATTAAAATCCGATGAAAAATCACTGGATGGTCCTTCTGGTCCAGAAGAGGATTTTACCGATCTTCATGCATGGGCAGAAGTATATTTGCCCGGTGCCGGATGGATCGGTCTAGACGCCACATCTGGTTTGTTTACGGGAGAAGGTCATATTCCATTGGCATGTACACCATCTTATGAAAGTGCCGCACCGGTAAGCGGATTCAGTGATTTTGCTGAAACTACCTTTGAATTTGAAAATTCGGTTACTAGAATTTTTGAATCGCCACGTGTAACCAAGCCCTACACAGATGAACAATGGCAAGCAATCTATGATCTTGGTTTTAAGGTAGAGGAAGAATTGCAGGCCAATGATGTTCGTTTAACTATGGGTGGCGAACCTACATTTGTCTCTATAGATGATATGGAATCTGAGGAGTGGAATACCGCTGCAGATGGTCAACACAAAAGGGAACTGGCTAGCAAACTTTCCATCAGGCTACTAGAGGTATTTGGTAAAGGGGGGCTCTTGCACCACGCACAGGGTAAATGGTATCCTGGAGAGGTCTTGCCGCGTTGGCTCATTGGTATCCACTGGCGCAAAGACGGAAAACCCATTTGGAACGATCCAAGTTTATTGGCATCTTTTTCTGAGGAATATAAAATGCCCAGAAATATTACCAAACGATTTTTAAAGGCTTTAGGTGGCTATTTGGGTTGTAAGACCAACAGTGTAATGCCAGCCTATGAAGATGCCTTTTACTTTTTATGGGAAGAAGGAAAATTACCGGTAGATGTCAATCCTAAAAAATACAATAAAGATGATGGTCACCTACGTAGAAAATTGGGTGAAATATTGGAAAATGGAATTGGTGAAGTAGTAGGTCACGTATATCCTTTGACCAAAAAGAACAATAAATGGCTTACGAACAAATGGAAGTTTAGAAATAAACATTTGTTTCTTACACCCGGTAATTCCGCTATAGGACTTCGTTTGCCTTTGGGGGCATTGCCCCAAGACCCGCCAATCCCTTCAGAACCAACGGCAGAGGTAGAGTTGTTTGAACCCTCGCCGGATTTGCCAAAACCTGGCGATGCATTGGAAAAACGGTTGAAATTAAAATCTATAGGTCACCCAAGAAAGCACCCATATGTGCGTACGGCAATTTGTGCAGAGGTCAGGGAGAATAAATTATTTCTTTATTTGCCTCCGTTAGATAGTGCCGAAGACTTTTTGGACTTGGTGGCAAGTATAGAAGCTACGGCAAAAGAATTGAAAGTTCCGGTGATTCTAGAAGGCTATGAACCACCACGTGATAATAGGTTAGAAGTTTTAAAGGTGACCCCTGATCCTGGTGTTATTGAGGTAAACGTACATCCTGCGAAAAACTGGCAAGAACTTACCGATAATACGTTAACGTTATATGCCGAAGCAAAGCAGGCCCGTTTAGGAACCGAAAAATTTATGCTAGATGGTAAGCACACCGGAACGGGTGGTGGTAATCACGTTACCTTGGGCGGTGTAACTCCGGCTGATAGTCCGTTATTACGTAACCCGCAGTTATTACGAAGTCTTTTGACTTTTTGGCAGCATCACCCTGGGCTATCCTATTTGTTCTCAGGTGCATTTATAGGGCCTACTAGTCAGGCTCCACGAGTAGATGAGGCAAGGTTAGAGAACTTGTATGAACTTGAAATTGCCTTTTCGCAAATACCAGATGATAAAGAGGTCCCGTTTTGGATCACTGACCGTCTGTTCAGACATCTGTTGACGGACATAACAGGGAATACCCATAGAGCGGAGTTTTGTATAGATAAATTATACTCTCCGGATTCTTCGTCCGGGCGCTTGGGTATCTTGGAGCTACGTGCTTTTGATATGCCTCCTCATGCGCAAATGAGCTTAATGCAAATGTTGTTGGTGCGTACGTTGGTATCATGGTTTTGGAAAAAACCGTACAAACACAAATTGGTGCGTTGGGGTACGGAATTGCATGACAAATTCTTGCTGGAGCATTATGTAAAAGAAGATATCAAGGATATTGTAGAGCAGTTGAACGAAGCGGGATATCCGTTCAAATTAGATTGGTTTGATCCCTTCTTTGAATTCCGTTTCCCGTTGTACGGTATGGTAGATGTCAATACCATACAAATGGAATTGCGTATGGCCATAGAACCGTGGAATGTACTTGGTGAGGAAATGACCGGTGGCGGAACATCCCGTTATGTAGATTCTTCATTAGAACGTGTACAGGTAAAAGTCAATAATTTTAATGAAAAGCGATACTCGTTAACGTGTAATGGAGTTAAAATTGAATTGAGTTCTACAGGGACAAAGGGCGAGTACGTAGCGGGAGTGCGTTTTAAGGCCTGGGAACCGTGGTCCGCCTTACACCCGACTATTGGGGTAGATACTCCGTTGGTATTTGATATAGTTGATGATTGGAACAAAAAGTCGATTGGCGGCTGTACCTATTTTGTGGCACACCCAGGTGGTAGGTCGTATGACACCTATCCGGTAAATAGCTTAGAAGCAGAATCGCGCAGAATTAATAGATTTTGGGATATTGGCATGACACAAGATGAGGTAACACCTACAGAATTAGTGGCCTCAACAAATTTTACGGGCAGAATGGTAGAACCTAAGAAAGGTTCAAATACATTTGCATACAAAGAGATGCCGGTCAACCCAGAGTATCCACATGTAACAGATTTGCGTAAGAAGTAATTGAAGAGGTAATGCCAACAACAAAAACCACGTGGTTCAATAATTATGATACCCAACAGGGCAATGATGAAATGTATTCATTGAACAATGGTATAAAACCCTATTGGAGTAAACTATTGACCAGTTTTGATACCTTGGGGGTCACGGGCCTAACGGCACGTCAAAAAGATATAGACTGGTTATTGTCAGAAAATGGGGTCACTTATAATGTATACAACGATCCACAGGGTATGCATAGACCTTGGAACCTTAATGTGGTTCCTTTTATGCTGCACCAAAATGAGTGGGCAGAGGTAGAAGAAGGGTTAAAGCAAAGGGCAGAACTGCTCAACTTGGTGTTAAAAGATGTCTACGGCGACCGAAAATTAATAAAAAATGGTATTGTACCCTATGAAGTAATTTATGGGCATAGGGGTTTTCTTAGGCAGTGTTCCGGTATGGAGCTTCAGTTAGAACAGTATTTATCTATCTATGCCGCAGATTTATGTCGTGGAACGGATGGGCGTTTATGGGTGGTAAATGACAGGACAGAAGCACCTTCTGGTATGGGGTATGCTCTAGAGAATAGATCCACGACCAGTAGAATTTTGCCGGATTTATATGCGGAAATGAAAGTGAAGCGTTTATCCGGATTTTTTCAGGAATTCAATCAAATGCTTATTGATGCCGCACCTGGGAAAAAGGAAAATCCGAATATTGTGATTCTTACACCGGGCTCACATAACGAAACCTATTTTGAACATGCCTATATGGCGTCTTTCTTAGGGTATCCATTGGTACAAGGTAATGATATGGTGGTGCGAGATGGCTTTCTTTGGATGAAGTCTTTACAAGGCTTAAAGCAAATCGATGTGGTATTGCGTAGGGTAGACGATGCCTTTACCGATCCCTTGGAACTACGGGAGGATTCACATTTGGGCGTAGCCGGATTATTGGATGTTGTACGAAGAAACAATGTAGCGGTCATAAACCCCATAGGAAGTGGAGTAATTGAAAATCCGGGATTGATTCCGTTTATGCCGGCCATAGCAAAATTCTTTATGGATGAGGAATTAAAATTACCTCAGATCGCATCATGGTGGTGCGGACAAGAAAAGGAAAGAAATTTTGTTTTGGATAACATTTCAAAATTGGTCATAAAAAGAATAGATCGTACCAACAGGGAAAGTATCTATTTTGGAGAACTAATGAGTGCGGAAGCATTGGATGAACTTAAAAAAGTCATTTTGGAGCGTCCCTATCGTTTTGTTGCACAGGAACGCATTAATTTCTCAACGGCTCCCAATTTTACCAATGATAAATTAGCGCCAAGAAATGTTGTGGCAAGAGCATTTTGCATTGCGTCTAAAAAAGAATATTCCGTAATGCCAGGTGGTTTGGTTAGGGTGGCACCAGATGGCGAGACGGTAAGAGTGTCTAATCAAAGAGGTGGCACCAGTAAAGATTTTTGGATATTGGACGATGAACCCATTGTGGAAGAAAAAAATAGGCATTGGCAGCAAAAATCATCTATTGCCATTTCGGGTCTAAATGATTTGCCCAGCTTAACGGCAGAGAATTTATATTGGGCGGGGCGCTATGTAGGGCGTACATTAGTAAATGCACGTTTTTTACGTACGGTAATGCGACAAATGGCCATAGTGCAGAACAGAAACGAAAAACCCGATTCTGAAAAACTTAAAGTGCTTTTTAAAGCGGTTACACAATTAACGGGTACCTATCCTGGCTTCGTAGAAAGGTCAAAAGATGGCAAATTGGCCATGGATAATCCGTATGAGGAAATGTTGTCCGTAATTTTAGATAAGAATAGGGTGGGCAGTCTGGCGCATACCATAAGTATGTTCGGAAACTCCTATTATTCCATCCGTAATTTATGGTCCTCGGATATGTGGCGCGTATTTGAGAATATTCAAAAAATTTGGAACTCCTTGGTAGATGGTGATGATCACTCCATAAATAAAATTCTTAAAGTCCTAAATCAATTGATTACACGTTTAATTGCATTTATGGGGCTTATTGAAGAAAGTATCATGGTGCAACAAGGTTTGCTATTATACTTTATAGGATTGCAATTGGAGCAAAGTAGTTTGAATATTACTAAATGTAGGGCCTTATTGACCATAAAATATGATGAACAGGTAGAGTATGATTTGTTGGAGTACCTGTTAACCAGTCATGAAAGCCTTAATATATACAGGTACAGTTACCGCTCTCATATAGAGTTGGCACATGTGTTGGATCTAGTGGTGTTAGATCTGGATTATGCACGTTCATTGACCTTTATGATCAATAGATTGCAAAAAGATATTGCAAGATTGCCACACTCCAAACATGACCATCAATTAAGTAACTATCAAAAATTTGTATTTGAGGCATTTTCAAAGTTAAGATTGGCAGAGTCTTCTAAGCTGGTTCAGACAAAATCTGAAACAGATGTTACAAGAGAGCAGTTAGATACCCTTTTAAAAGAACTTTCTGATTTATTGTATAAAACCTCACAATCTATATCCAACACCTATTTTAATCATACGGACAAGCAAACACAATTGTTTACACAGTCATTTCCCATTTAATAATGATATTCAATATTACACATATTACCAAGTATGACTATAACGCTCCTGTAAGCTATTGTCATAATATTGCGACATTACGCCCTAGAGAATCAAAAGGCCAGGAACTGTTGGATTATGCCATTGAAATATCGCCTGAACCAGCTGAAATTACCGAGCGTAAAGACTTTTTTGGAAATTATATAACCCGTTTTTCCATTCAAACCGAGCATAGAACATTAAAAGTAACCACAAAGAGTAAGATTAAAAGAGAATACGCCCAATACCATGAATCATTCAATAGCGGGGAATGTAAAAATATTACCATGAACCATGCCCTAGCTGCATTACAGGGGATGGATGCGGAAACTTTGGAAGCTAAGCAATATGTGCTGGAATCTATTTTTATTAGAAGGACGGATAAGGCGATTAGGAACTATGCAGAATTGTCCTTTAAGGGCGATAGATCAGTTTTTGAAGCTGCATATGAATTGATGCAACGCATTTATACCGACTTTGATTTTGATTCGGAATTCTCCACTATTTCCACGCCAATAGAGGAAGTGATGAAAGAGAAAAAAGGAGTGTGTCAGGATTTTGCCCAAATAGCCATTGCTTGTATACGGTCTGTAGGGTTACCGGCACGCTATATAAGTGGTTATATAGAAACCTTGCCTGCTCCCGGTAAAGAAAAATTAATAGGAGCCGATGCTTCCCATGCATGGTTTGCTATTTATATTCCAGGTTTCGGTTGGGTAGATTTTGATCCAACGAACAACCATATACCCAAAGACCAACACATTGTGGTAGGCTGGGGTAGGGACTATTATGACGTGCCACCTTTAAAAGGGGTTGTTTATGGTAGTGGACAGAGTAAATTAAAAGTAGCGGTTGATATTGCTGCTGTGGTTTAAGTTGTTTATTCTTCAAAAAAGAATTCATGTAATTCAATTAAACTACTTCTTTTAATTTGAACGAGGTCTCTCGTATCTTTTAAGAAAATACCTAAAGATCTTTCATTATAAATGAATTTCATATCATTAGAATAGTCTGTAACAACGTACATATCACCGGAAAGTTGATAAAATGGTATGGTCATTTTGTTTTTAATTTTGACACCTTTATTAACAATACGTCCTTCTTGTAAAGTAGAAGCCACATTATAGTCACTTGATTCTCCAGATGCTACCTTAACGTAAGAAACCATCATATTAACCCATTCTGCTTCATCGATTAAAAACCATTTTATTTTATTGAAATCAATACCATATTCATTAATCCACCCGTGACTAGTAAAACCTAACAGTACTTGCTTTTTGCCATCTAAAACCGGCTTGTCCGCAGGTTCAAATTCTTGAATTTTAAAGGTGATGACAGAAGCAGATGACATGTCTTTTAACTTTTTACCATCAAAATCTATAGTCTTTAATGAAAAACTGGTTATGTTGGGGTTGTTTGCCAATAACCATTCCGTGGCAGTTAGTTCAGCACGTTCTTTCATTTGTTCCACTGCTGCTACACCTGCTCCTATTGCAGCAAGAGCACCCACTGCTCCTGCGACAACGGCACCATTGTCTTGAGCATAGTTTTTGGTAGGAATTAGAATTGAAAGAATAAATAATAGGGTAATTAGTTTACGCATAATGTTTTGTTGAGTGGTTGATTTATAAATAGGCCATACCTACCAAATCGGTCAGTTCCCCCGAAATACCTCTTCAGCAGGATGGCCATAGCAATATGTATTTTAATTCTGGTTAGTGTGCCTATTGCTAAGCAAGAACAAACCTAACACCATTATAACTAACAGTATTACGGTTTTCCGTAAGGCAACGGTTTATTTTTAGATTAGCCCTAAATCTTTTACGATGGCCACAAGGTGAATGGCATTATTGGCGTTGAATTGTATTCGCAATTTGTTCAATCTTTTTTCAATTGAACTTAGGCTAGCAGGTGAAATATTCTCTTTTTTATAGAGTGCGCTGATCTCATCTTGAGATAAGCCTTTACTAAGGTTGTCTAAAAGTGAAATATCGTAGTCATCAATTTCCAGTTCGTTCTCGGCACTAAATACATTTGAAACTTCTGGGGATAAGAACTTTCCATCTTTAGCAACTTCACAAATAGCTTGGGTCAAATTTTTAAGTCCGGTTCTGCTTTTGCAAACATATGCATCTATATCATGCTGGTTAAAGAGAGTGCGCACAGCTTGCAAGCGATCTTCAACAGAATATACAATGACTTTTAGAGAAGGGAAATCTGACTTTAGTTTAGCCACTAAAGCCTGCCCTGATGGGTAAGTCTGTGACCTGTGGTCCACCTTAAATGATAGGTCCGATATTACAAGATCAAACGGGACCGAATCCAAATCCGCCCTTTTTACTTTTAAATAGGCATCATCGCAATATTGAACTTGATCTATTTGTGAAACACCCAATTCGGTCAGTAATGAAAATACACCTTTGTTGATGTCTTCCATATCCTCCGCAATTAAAACTTTTTTGAACATGCATTAAATTATTATTGATGCCTTAAAGCCATCACCTTGCTTGGATTCAAAATTAATAGTTCCATTTATAGAAGTGATACGGGATTCCGTATGTTGAAGGCCATTTTTCTTAAAAAGATCACATCCAACGCCATTATCACGATAATTAATATGAATTTTTTTTCCTTCTTTTTCAAAAACTAGGGTTACAAAAGTTGCGTGGCTATGTTTGCGCATATTGGTCATGAGCTCTTGCAATACCCTATAGATAGCTGTTTTTTTCATTTCAGAAATACCGTCCCAAGGCATTTTAGAAAGGTTACGGGTTATGATATTGACTTTGCTATTTTTATATCCTAGCAATAAATCGTTTAATTGTTTGCCAAAATCTTTTCTAAGGTCAATTGCACTATTTTCTCTAGAAATATCTCGTGTTTTGGTGTAGATTTTTTCCATTTCATCTAAAATAGTAGTGTCAATTTCTGAATTGTTCTCAAGAGATGTCATCACTTTATACATGTCATTGGCAACTTCATCATGCACTTTTTTAGCAATTCTGGTTTCGGTTTTATAGATTTCTTCGATTTTAGCCTTTCTGTATCGGTTTCTGTAGATAAAATAAGAACCAACGAGAATTAGAAAAATAATAAAGGCAAGGGCTTGGTAAGCCAACCGCTTACGTGATTCTATTTCTTGTAATAGTATACTGGCTTGAGTTTTCTTTTGTTCTTCGGCTACATTATATTTTAGAAATGCATTTTTGTTCTCTGCTATTTGCTTGGCATTGGCTATGCTGTCGGTCAGTTTTTTATATTCATGAATAAGAGGATTCTTATCCATATTCATAAGTAATGATATGGATTCTAGTTTAAAAGAACTACTGTTGATCTTGTCTGAAAGGGATAGCGCTTTCTCTGCATAGAATAATGCTTTTGTAGTGTCTTTTCTATCCAAGTAATACTCTGATAAATGAGTGTTGCTCGCGTGCTGACCAATAAGGTCATTATTTTTTTGACGAAGTGTTAAAGCATTTTTTAAATTATCCAATCCCTCTGGAATGTGAAGTTTAGACTGTACAAGACCTAAATTATCGGTTACCAAGGTGGTTTGATAATCATTGGCAAAATCAAAACGTTTTTCAAATAGAAACGAATAAATGTCCAATGCGTTTTTATAGTCCAAAAGATCTTTGTAGATATTGGCCTTATTGTTCAAGATGATAACACTATCGCTTAGTTTATTGGCAATTTGTAATGCGTTGTCAAAAGTTCTAATGGCTTCGGTTGCGTTGTTCGATGCTCTATAAATACGCCCTAATTGGTTGTAAAGACCTACCCTAGAGTTGATCAAAGTATCTTTGGTCTGCATTGACTCAATAAGATTAAGGGCTTCAACAATATGATTTTCACTACTGAAATTATTACCAATTTTAAATTCAGCTATAGAAAGCAGCCTAAGGTCATAAATTGCATTTAAGGTATCTTTTGACTCTATATCCCGCTCTTTTTTCTTGGTAAAATAGTGAACGCCAGAGGGCAGGTCTTGAGGTTGAGAAGGGTTTAGAATTGCTTTTCTGTAATGTAGTGAACTATCTTTTGAAACTTGTGCTAAGGAGTGATTGGGTATTAGAAATATAAATAAAGCAAGGAATATAAATTGAGGGATGATTATGCTTAATTTGTTGTTCATACCTCTAAAATATAAACTAATTAGCTATTAATAATATTGAATTTTTTCTAAGATGGTAACTGTCTAAAATAGTTATAGTTACTTAAAACTAAATGTTGGGTTGTTAATTATTTATTGGCTGAAAATTTTATCTATCTTGAATTTTGTCCAAATAAAAAGGGCACAAAATCTGGCGTATTGCCATGATTTTAATGCCCTTTTCCAACTAACAACTTAAATATGCACTTTTAAAAGACTTTCCCGATAACAAGAATGTTTCAGGTACTGTCTCTATACTTTATGATCTTAATTTCTTGATAGTAGCCAAGGTTTCTTTTACCAAAGCTTCTAAACCTGCGTAATCTTTATTGTTTAAGATATCTTTGCTGATCAATTGTGATCCCATACCAACACAGGTAACGCCTGCATCAAACCAACCTTTTAGGTTGCCTTCATCTGTACTTACGCCACCGGTAGGCATAATGCTGGTCCATGGTTGAGGTCCTTTAATACCTTTTACAAAACCAGGGCCATATAGAGAACCAGGGAATAATTTTACGATCTCACAGCCCATTTCTTCGGCTTTGTTGATTTCGGTCAATGAACCGCAACCAGGAGACCATAACACTTTTCTACGGTTACAAACTATAGCAATATCTTCTCTTAAAGATGGAGTTACAATAAAATTTGCGCCTATAGACATGTAGTATGATGCTGCAGCTGCATCGGTTATAGAACCTACACCCATAATCATACCGGGTAAGTTCTTAATAGCGTATTTGTTTAATTCGGAAAATACTTCAAAAGCGAAATCGCCACGAGCGGTAAATTCCATTAAACGTGCACCACCATCATAACAAGCTTGTAAAACCTTTTTACCTAACTCAATGTCTGGGTGGTAGAACAAAGGTACCATACCAGATTCCTTCATTACATTTGCTACTTCTATTCTTGAATATTGTGCCATTTGAATTTTTTATTTCTCGGTTAAAATTTTGTTGAAATCGTAGT
It encodes the following:
- a CDS encoding bifunctional 4-hydroxy-2-oxoglutarate aldolase/2-dehydro-3-deoxy-phosphogluconate aldolase, which produces MAQYSRIEVANVMKESGMVPLFYHPDIELGKKVLQACYDGGARLMEFTARGDFAFEVFSELNKYAIKNLPGMIMGVGSITDAAAASYYMSIGANFIVTPSLREDIAIVCNRRKVLWSPGCGSLTEINKAEEMGCEIVKLFPGSLYGPGFVKGIKGPQPWTSIMPTGGVSTDEGNLKGWFDAGVTCVGMGSQLISKDILNNKDYAGLEALVKETLATIKKLRS